Proteins found in one Arachis stenosperma cultivar V10309 chromosome 8, arast.V10309.gnm1.PFL2, whole genome shotgun sequence genomic segment:
- the LOC130944620 gene encoding G2/mitotic-specific cyclin S13-7-like encodes MENNRTRGKGKGKAKTEERRLGNRRILGDIGNLEVLKTTDGKHISRPITRNLCAKLLANSQSTANFPLVPKAQANERGTAQGNKNFVQLELDSTASVHKKHGLEESGENDNERKFKKRSCRKVMTLTAEITAQSKAAREVLSKPDEQHVDINADNGNIDLAVAEYLDDLYIFYKLTEDESRISDYMNSQNEINEKMRSITVDWLIDVHWRFNLMPETLYLTINIIDRYLSLTVIPKAELQLVGICSMLLACKYEEIVTPKVKVFAKLTDDAYTNKQIVDMENAILEKLEWYLTVPTPYMFLDRFIRVPEQPDIELKNMVFFLAELGLMHYQIVLHCPSLIAAATVLAARYALNRNPFWTEILKLRTGYVAEQIMECSKMLIRFRSSAADSKLDTVIQKFSSPERGAVALLPPPDPKHQVNNLT; translated from the exons ATGGAGAACAACCGAACAAGAG GAAAAGGGAAAGGCAAAGCAAAAACAGAGGAGAGAAGACTAGGAAATCGTCGAATTCTTGGAGATATTGGTAACCTTGAAGTGCTTAAAACTACTGATGGCAAGCACATTTCACGGCCTATCACAag GAACCTTTGTGCAAAACTTTTGGCAAATTCACAATCTACTGCA AACTTTCCGCTGGTTCCAAAAGCCCAAGCTAATGAACGAGGAACTGCACAAGGAAATAAG aACTTTGTTCAACTTGAATTAGACAGTACAGCAAGTGTTCACAAGAAGCATGGTTTAGAGGAAAGCGGTGAGAACGATAATGAAAGAAAGTTTAAGAAAAGATCTTGTAGGAAAGTCATGACTCTAACTGCAGAAATTACTGCACAGAGCAAG GCTGCTAGAGAAGTCTTGTCTAAGCCTGATGAACAGCATGTTGACATCAATGCAGACAATGGTAATATTGATTTGGCAGTGGCTGAGTACCTTGATGATTTATACATATTCTATAAGCTAACAGAA GATGAGAGCCGAATTTCAGATTACATGAACTCACAGAATGAAATCAATGAGAAGATGAGGTCCATTACCGTGGACTGGCTCATTGATGTGCACTGGAGATTTAACCTAATGCCTGAGACACTCTATCTTACCATAAACATAATCGATCGATACCTCTCATTGACAGTAATACCAAAAGCAGAATTACAGTTGGTGGGCATTTGCTCAATGCTCCTAGCTTGCAAATATGAAGAGATAGTAACTCCTAAG GTTAAGGTCTTTGCTAAACTAACAGATGATGCTTACACCAACAAACAGATAGTGGACATGGAAAATGCAATCCTTGAAAAGTTAGAATGGTATCTAACAGTTCCCACACCCTACATGTTCTTAGATCGATTCATCAGAGTTCCTGAGCAGCCAGATATTGAG CTGAAGAACATGGTTTTTTTCCTGGCTGAACTTGGTCTTATGCACTATCAAATTGTTCTGCACTGCCCCTCATTGATAGCTGCAGCAACAGTCCTTGCTGCACGTTATGCACTCAATCGGAATCCATTCTGGACTGAAATACTAAAACTCAGGACTGGCTATGTTGCAGAACAGATAAT GGAATGTTCAAAGATGTTAATCAGATTTCGGTCAAGTGCTGCGGATTCTAAATTGGATACCGTGATCCAAAAATTCTCAAGTCCAGAGAGAGGAGCTGTTGCACTTTTACCTCCGCCAGATCCCAAACACCAAGTCAATAATCTCACCTGA
- the LOC130945657 gene encoding uncharacterized protein LOC130945657, translating to MKKEESLFALLCPVALRGVTVVAAVRGCITEPLSPENSAASPGFTIVIPIFAYPQQEISISDLRIVWFFSECPWEFPIILRIMEKGKGKAKIEKRGLGNRQVLGDIGNLEVLKTTDGKPISWPITRNHYAKLLANSQSNANLLLDPKAQANEQRVAQGNKNFVQLELDSTASVHKKHGLEESDEHYNERKFKKRSCRQLMTLTVEITVQSKVLHC from the exons ATGAAAAAGGAGGAGTCGTTGTTCGCCCTGCTGTGCCCAGTCGCCCTTCGTGGAGTCACCGTCGTTGCCGCTGTTAGGGGTTGCATCACTGAGCCCCTGTCACCGGAAAACAGTGCTGCCTCACCGGGATTCACTATCG TTATACCCATATTTGCATATCCGCAACAAGAAATTTCTATCAG tgatttAAGAATcgtctggttctttagtgaatgtccatgggagTTTCCAATAATTCTCcgcatcatg GAAAAAGGGAAAGGCAAAGCAAAAATAGAGAAGAGAGGACTAGGAAATCGTCAAGTTCTTGGAGATATTGGTAACCTTGAAGTGCTTAAAACTACTGATGGCAAGCCCATTTCATGGCCTATCACAag gaaccattATGCAAAACTTTTGGCAAATTCACAATCTAATGCG AACTTGCTGCTGGATCCAAAAGCCCAAGCTAATGAACAAAGAGTTGCACAAGGGAATAAG AACTTTGTTCAACTTGAATTAGACAGTACAGCAAGTGTTCACAAGAAGCATGGTTTAGAGGAAAGCGATGAGCACTATAATGAAAGAAAGTTTAAGAAAAGATCTTGTAGGCAACTCATGACTCTAACCGTAGAAATTACTGTACAGAGTAAGGTACTTCACTGTTGA
- the LOC130945658 gene encoding protein FAR1-RELATED SEQUENCE 5-like: protein MHAFYGGYLHCKSGLVQFIHKYDNMLGNKEQKELEDDAADSKGVIPCIESTGIERQFQQEYTSSMFRTLQLEGDTISIKVDEQKVFWGKPVYHTFRVEFDPLSRKGQCECNKFEFTGILCCHILAVWSYYRVDIVPNCYVLPRWSKNIIRKHTYIKSSHDVARSDESNNLFRHLCSEFYNVAQEFVACDEEAAILRATLWNAKSKLTDYRASMRSTTVAVSQNTMPTQSTGGAIVHDIQGPSRVKTKGRSKSKRLGAELDKSIKKSMQKKEEEITSR from the exons ATGCACGCATTTTATGGTGGATACCTACATTGCAAGAGTGGGTTGGTTCAGTTCATCCATAAATACGACAATATGCTTGGAAACAAGGAGCAAAAGGAGCTGGAAGATGATGCTGCGGACTCGAAAGGAGTCATCCCATGTATAGAGAGCACGGGCATTGAGAGACAATTTCAGCAGGAATACACCAGTAGTATGTTTAGAACTCTTCAACTGGAG GGAGATACAATTTCTATTAAAGTGGACGAGCAGAAGGTATTCTGGGGGAAGCCTGTCTACCATACTTTCAGGGTCGAGTTTGACCCTTTGAGTCGAAAAGGTCAGTGCGAGTGCAACAAATTTGAATTCACTGGTATATTGTGTTGCCACATCCTTGCGGTCTGGTCATACTACAGAGTTGACATAGTACCGAACTGCTATGTTCTTCCTCGATGGAGTAAGAATATCATCCGTAAGCACACTTACATCAAGAGTAGCCATGACGTGGCTCGGAGTGATGAAAGCAACAACTTGTTCAGGCATCTGTGTTCAGAGTTCTATAACGTTGCGCAAGAGTTTGTTGCTTGTGATGAGGAAGCAGCCATCTTGCGAGCTACCCTTTGGAATGCAAAGTCCAAGCTGACTGATTACCGTGCCAGCATGCGTTCCACTACCGTTGCTGTATCTCAAAATACCATGCCCACACAGAGCACAGGCGGTGCTATTGTACATGACATACAGGGACCCTCAAGAGTCAAAACTAAAGGACGGTCGAAGAGTAAGAGACTTGGAGCAGAGTTGGACAAGTCAATTAAGAAGTCAATGcaaaaaaaggaagaggaaaTCACATCCA GATGA